In Phreatobacter aquaticus, a single genomic region encodes these proteins:
- a CDS encoding cyclic nucleotide-binding domain-containing protein translates to MRPTDAHLVRALPLFCDMAQPEFDALMQASYLQRFPAHVELVAEGDSADFLHVIVDGMVELYATHGDRETSIVFLSPVSTFILAAVLVDKIHLQSARTLHASRILMIPAELIRAVFQRDGAFARAVVNEMAERYREVIRELKDQKVRTGLERLAGWILRNATVKDGILTTLIPFEKGKLASRLGMTRENLSRTFVALESYDLTVTGRTINCRDPAALESLARLNRLIDEV, encoded by the coding sequence TTGCGCCCAACGGACGCCCATCTGGTTCGCGCCCTGCCGCTGTTCTGCGACATGGCTCAACCTGAATTCGATGCGCTGATGCAGGCCTCGTACCTTCAGCGCTTCCCGGCCCACGTCGAACTGGTGGCCGAGGGCGACAGCGCGGACTTTCTGCATGTCATCGTCGACGGCATGGTCGAACTCTATGCGACGCACGGAGACCGTGAGACGAGCATCGTGTTCCTGTCGCCGGTCTCAACCTTCATCCTGGCGGCGGTGCTGGTCGACAAGATTCATCTCCAGTCGGCCCGAACCCTCCACGCGTCGCGCATTCTGATGATCCCGGCGGAACTGATCCGCGCTGTATTCCAGCGCGATGGTGCATTCGCGCGCGCCGTTGTGAATGAGATGGCGGAGCGCTATCGCGAGGTCATTCGCGAACTGAAGGATCAAAAGGTGCGGACCGGCCTAGAGCGGCTGGCGGGTTGGATCTTGCGGAACGCGACCGTCAAGGACGGCATCCTAACGACGCTCATACCCTTCGAAAAAGGCAAGCTCGCCAGCCGTCTGGGCATGACCCGCGAAAATCTGTCACGCACTTTCGTAGCACTCGAATCCTACGACCTCACGGTGACCGGCAGGACAATCAACTGCCGTGATCCCGCTGCGCTCGAGAGCCTAGCGAGGCTGAATAGATTGATTGATGAGGTTTGA
- a CDS encoding nitrate/nitrite transporter: MSTTSSVPVADQRSALWMSTLAFTICFAVWTIFSIIGIQIKRDLGLTETQFGLLVGTPILTGSLIRLILGIWTDQYGGRLVYTITMLAAALATFLLTFAYDYTTFLIAALGVGIAGGSFAVGIAYVSKWYPKEKQGTALGIFGAGNVGAAVTKFAAPFIMIAYGWRMVAIVWAVVLAVMAVVFFLTTKDDPQLAARRLKGEKPEPMSALLEPLKNVQVWRFSLYYFFVFGAFVALALWLPRYLMNVYGLGIAAAGMVGAAYSIPASLFRAYGGHLSDKVGARTVMYWTFLVSVVCTFVLSYPPTDYVVRTTSGSVAFHLETGLIAFMVAIFVLGFFMSLGKAAVFKHIPVYYPTRVGPVGGIVGLIGGLGGFILPIVFGALNDLTGVWQSCFWLLFVIATASLVWMHFAVLHMEREARETGTARASLPELPEMQTIHGAGQQGALAASGAIQNWKPEDAEYWARKGKAIARRNLWISIPNLLLAFAVWMVWSVVVAKLPAVGFKFTTDQLFWLAALPGLSGATLRIAYGFMPPIFGGRLWTTLTTWSLLIPAIGIGMAVQNVTTPYVIFLGLALLCGFGGGNFASSMSNIAFFFPKAEKGNALALNAGLGNLGVSVVQFVVPLVITVGVFGAIGGEAQDIGGGAKLFLQNAGYIWVPFIAASAIAAWFGMDDLASMKATFAQQAVIFQRKHNWLMCWLYVGTFGSFIGYSAGFPLLSKTLFPSVDALQLAFLGPLVGAMSRSLTGWISDRWGGGRVTLWVFAGMAAAVLAVLYFITIKDQPGAFLGFFLSFMALFMLTGIGNASTFQMIPAIMSKDMPRLMPGADEITRNRQAELEGAAIIGFSSAIGAYGGFFIPKAYGTSIAMTGAVNGALWAFFAFYLTCIAITWAVYTRKGGVLHDVERRRTAPSLQPAQ, encoded by the coding sequence ATGAGCACGACGTCTTCAGTACCGGTGGCCGACCAGCGCAGCGCGCTGTGGATGTCGACGCTGGCCTTCACCATCTGCTTCGCGGTCTGGACGATCTTCTCGATAATCGGAATCCAGATCAAACGGGACCTCGGCCTGACCGAGACGCAGTTCGGACTGCTGGTCGGCACACCGATCCTGACGGGCTCGTTGATCCGGCTGATCCTGGGCATCTGGACCGACCAGTACGGTGGCCGCCTTGTCTACACGATCACCATGCTGGCGGCGGCGCTGGCGACCTTCCTGCTGACCTTCGCCTACGATTACACGACCTTCCTGATCGCGGCGCTCGGCGTCGGCATCGCCGGCGGCTCGTTTGCGGTCGGCATCGCCTATGTCTCCAAATGGTATCCGAAGGAAAAGCAGGGCACCGCGCTCGGCATTTTCGGAGCTGGGAATGTTGGCGCAGCCGTCACCAAGTTCGCTGCGCCCTTTATCATGATCGCCTATGGCTGGCGGATGGTGGCGATCGTCTGGGCCGTCGTGCTCGCGGTCATGGCCGTCGTCTTCTTCCTCACCACCAAAGACGACCCGCAGCTCGCGGCGCGCCGGCTCAAGGGCGAGAAGCCCGAGCCCATGTCGGCCTTGCTCGAACCCTTGAAGAACGTCCAGGTCTGGCGCTTCTCGCTCTATTATTTCTTCGTCTTCGGCGCCTTCGTAGCGCTGGCACTCTGGCTGCCGCGCTATCTGATGAACGTCTACGGCCTTGGCATCGCCGCGGCCGGCATGGTCGGCGCCGCCTATTCCATCCCGGCCTCGCTGTTTCGTGCCTATGGCGGCCATCTCTCCGACAAGGTCGGGGCGCGAACCGTAATGTACTGGACCTTCCTGGTCAGCGTCGTCTGCACCTTCGTCCTGTCCTACCCGCCGACCGACTATGTTGTGCGGACCACGTCGGGCTCGGTGGCCTTCCACCTGGAAACCGGCCTCATAGCCTTCATGGTCGCTATCTTCGTGCTCGGCTTCTTCATGAGCCTCGGCAAGGCGGCGGTCTTCAAGCACATCCCCGTCTATTACCCGACCCGTGTCGGCCCGGTTGGCGGCATTGTCGGGCTGATTGGCGGGCTCGGCGGCTTCATCCTGCCGATCGTGTTCGGCGCCCTGAACGACCTCACAGGTGTCTGGCAGAGCTGCTTCTGGCTGTTGTTCGTGATTGCCACGGCCTCGCTGGTCTGGATGCACTTTGCCGTCCTGCACATGGAGCGCGAAGCCCGCGAGACCGGCACTGCCCGCGCGTCGCTACCCGAACTGCCGGAGATGCAGACGATCCATGGCGCAGGCCAGCAGGGCGCGCTGGCCGCGTCTGGCGCGATCCAGAACTGGAAGCCGGAGGATGCAGAATACTGGGCCCGGAAGGGCAAGGCTATCGCCCGCCGCAACCTCTGGATCTCGATCCCCAACCTCTTGCTCGCCTTCGCGGTGTGGATGGTCTGGTCGGTGGTCGTGGCCAAGCTCCCCGCCGTCGGGTTCAAGTTCACGACCGACCAGCTGTTCTGGCTCGCGGCGCTCCCCGGTCTGTCGGGTGCGACGCTCCGAATCGCCTATGGCTTCATGCCGCCGATCTTCGGTGGCCGGCTCTGGACGACGCTGACCACCTGGTCGCTGCTGATCCCGGCCATCGGCATCGGCATGGCGGTGCAGAACGTCACGACGCCCTATGTCATCTTCCTCGGCCTGGCACTGCTATGTGGCTTCGGCGGCGGCAATTTCGCCTCCTCCATGTCCAACATCGCCTTCTTCTTCCCCAAGGCCGAGAAGGGCAATGCGCTTGCCCTGAACGCCGGCCTTGGCAATCTCGGCGTCTCAGTTGTGCAGTTCGTCGTCCCGCTGGTCATCACGGTCGGCGTGTTCGGCGCCATCGGTGGCGAGGCCCAGGACATCGGGGGCGGCGCAAAGCTCTTCCTGCAGAACGCCGGCTATATCTGGGTACCGTTCATCGCAGCCTCCGCCATTGCCGCCTGGTTCGGCATGGACGACCTCGCCAGTATGAAGGCGACCTTCGCTCAGCAGGCCGTCATCTTCCAGCGCAAGCACAATTGGCTGATGTGCTGGCTCTATGTGGGCACCTTCGGCTCGTTCATCGGGTATTCCGCCGGCTTCCCGCTCCTGTCCAAGACGCTGTTCCCGAGCGTCGATGCCCTGCAGCTCGCCTTCCTCGGGCCGCTGGTCGGCGCCATGTCACGCTCGCTCACCGGCTGGATCTCCGATCGATGGGGTGGTGGCCGGGTGACGCTCTGGGTCTTCGCCGGCATGGCGGCCGCTGTCCTCGCTGTCCTCTACTTCATCACGATCAAGGACCAGCCCGGCGCGTTCCTCGGCTTCTTCCTGAGCTTCATGGCGCTGTTCATGCTCACCGGCATCGGCAATGCCTCCACCTTCCAGATGATCCCCGCGATCATGAGCAAGGACATGCCGCGGCTCATGCCGGGCGCCGACGAGATCACCCGCAACCGTCAGGCCGAGCTCGAGGGGGCCGCAATCATCGGCTTCTCCTCGGCGATCGGGGCCTATGGCGGCTTCTTCATCCCCAAGGCCTACGGCACGTCGATCGCGATGACCGGCGCCGTCAATGGCGCTCTGTGGGCCTTCTTCGCCTTCTACCTCACCTGCATCGCCATCACCTGGGCGGTCTACACGCGCAAAGGCGGCGTCCTGCACGACGTCGAGCGCCGCCGGACCGCGCCGTCGCTTCAGCCCGCCCAGTGA
- a CDS encoding helix-turn-helix transcriptional regulator, with protein MSDLPELPAAGLLRLPAIIAPRGPIPVSKSTWWAGVKDGRFPQPVKLGSRITAWRVEDIRELMSRGVA; from the coding sequence ATGTCGGACCTTCCCGAACTCCCCGCCGCCGGCCTTTTGCGGCTCCCCGCCATCATCGCACCCAGAGGTCCCATTCCCGTCAGCAAGTCCACTTGGTGGGCTGGCGTGAAGGACGGCCGCTTCCCCCAGCCCGTCAAGCTAGGCTCGCGCATCACAGCGTGGCGGGTCGAGGACATCCGCGAATTAATGAGCAGGGGGGTAGCCTGA